The proteins below are encoded in one region of Thermotoga sp.:
- the rplR gene encoding 50S ribosomal protein L18 — MIKKESRNERRIRRHKRVRKKVFGTPERPRLCVFRSNKHIYAQIIDDTTGHTLVFASTLDPELRENLQKTWNVEAARKVGLLIGKRALEKGIKKVVFDRGGYKYHGRVKALADGAREAGLEF; from the coding sequence ATGATAAAGAAGGAGTCCAGAAACGAGCGAAGAATCAGAAGGCACAAAAGGGTCAGAAAGAAGGTCTTTGGTACTCCCGAAAGACCCAGGCTTTGTGTGTTCAGAAGTAACAAGCACATATATGCCCAGATCATAGATGACACAACAGGACATACTCTTGTTTTCGCATCCACACTCGATCCCGAGCTGAGAGAGAATCTTCAAAAAACATGGAACGTAGAAGCTGCAAGGAAAGTAGGTCTTCTCATTGGGAAAAGAGCCCTTGAAAAGGGAATAAAGAAGGTCGTGTTCGACCGAGGAGGATACAAATATCACGGTAGGGTCAAAGCTCTGGCAGATGGAGCCAGGGAAGCTGGACTCGAATTCTGA
- the rpmD gene encoding 50S ribosomal protein L30, whose translation MPKKLKIKLVKSPIGYSWDQKDTVKRLGLRRMNQVVIKDDCPQIRGMIRKVKHLVEVEEVEEGGSDA comes from the coding sequence ATGCCTAAAAAACTGAAAATAAAACTCGTAAAAAGCCCCATTGGTTACTCGTGGGATCAAAAAGACACGGTGAAAAGACTTGGACTCAGGAGGATGAATCAGGTGGTCATCAAAGATGACTGCCCTCAAATCAGAGGAATGATCAGAAAGGTCAAGCACCTCGTAGAGGTGGAAGAGGTCGAGGAAGGGGGTAGCGACGCATGA
- the rplO gene encoding 50S ribosomal protein L15 translates to MRLEDLRPTPGAMKKRKRVGRGPGSGHGKTSGRGHKGQKARGTGKVHPWFEGGQTPLQRRLPKRGFKNINKKVYAVVNVKVLEEKFEANEEVTPEKLLERKIVKDMKDGIKILGDGELTKPLTVKAHAFSKSALEKIESAGGKAEVI, encoded by the coding sequence ATGAGGCTTGAGGACTTAAGACCTACTCCCGGAGCCATGAAAAAAAGAAAGAGAGTAGGAAGAGGTCCAGGCTCCGGCCATGGAAAAACGAGCGGAAGAGGGCACAAAGGTCAGAAGGCAAGAGGAACTGGAAAGGTTCACCCCTGGTTCGAAGGAGGACAGACTCCCCTTCAGAGGAGGCTTCCTAAGAGAGGCTTCAAGAACATAAACAAGAAGGTCTACGCCGTTGTGAACGTCAAAGTACTCGAGGAAAAGTTCGAGGCAAATGAGGAGGTCACACCTGAAAAACTCCTCGAGAGAAAGATCGTAAAGGATATGAAGGACGGTATAAAAATACTCGGAGATGGAGAACTCACCAAACCTCTGACCGTCAAAGCACACGCTTTCAGCAAGAGCGCGTTGGAGAAGATAGAAAGCGCTGGTGGTAAGGCTGAGGTGATATAA
- the rpsE gene encoding 30S ribosomal protein S5, translated as MKEIQYEEFEEKIIEIRRTSKVTKGGKNLSFRVVAVVGNKNGKVGLGIGKAREVPEAIRKAISEAKKNVIEVPVINGTIPHEVIGRQDASKVLLKPAAPGTGIIAGGTVRAVVELAGIQNILTKALGSTNPLNLAMATIDGLKELLDPRKVAKLRDITVEEVYKGVRRENNA; from the coding sequence ATGAAAGAAATTCAATATGAGGAGTTTGAAGAGAAGATAATAGAGATCAGAAGAACGTCTAAGGTTACAAAAGGTGGGAAAAATCTCAGCTTCAGGGTCGTCGCTGTTGTTGGAAACAAAAACGGTAAAGTCGGTCTGGGAATAGGCAAAGCAAGAGAAGTTCCAGAGGCCATTAGGAAGGCTATCTCCGAGGCCAAAAAGAATGTGATAGAAGTTCCCGTAATCAACGGTACGATCCCCCACGAGGTGATCGGAAGACAGGACGCTTCTAAGGTGCTTCTAAAACCTGCTGCACCAGGTACGGGTATCATAGCGGGTGGAACGGTACGAGCAGTCGTGGAACTCGCTGGAATTCAGAACATCCTCACGAAAGCACTCGGGTCCACCAATCCTCTGAACCTCGCGATGGCTACGATAGACGGACTGAAAGAACTTCTTGATCCAAGAAAAGTAGCAAAGCTCAGAGACATCACAGTTGAAGAAGTGTACAAAGGTGTGAGGAGGGAGAACAATGCCTAA
- the rplF gene encoding 50S ribosomal protein L6 produces MSRLAKKPIDIPQGVTVEVKDSTVKVKGPKGELTQEFLPYVKIEVEDGKIWVRPNEDQVRRKSDWRKVKMFQGTYWSLVRNMVIGVTEGYKKELEIVGIGYRAQLQGNTLVMNLGYAHPVVYEIPSDVKIEVPAPNRIIVSGIDKQRVGQVAAEIRAFRPPNVYTGKGIRYVGEVVRQKEGKKA; encoded by the coding sequence ATGTCTCGACTCGCAAAAAAGCCCATAGATATTCCTCAGGGTGTCACCGTTGAAGTGAAGGACAGTACTGTTAAAGTGAAAGGTCCCAAGGGGGAGCTGACTCAGGAATTTCTCCCTTACGTGAAGATAGAGGTTGAAGATGGGAAAATCTGGGTAAGACCAAACGAGGATCAGGTCAGGAGAAAGTCTGACTGGAGAAAAGTAAAGATGTTCCAGGGAACTTATTGGTCTCTCGTCAGGAACATGGTAATCGGTGTTACAGAAGGTTACAAAAAAGAGCTTGAAATAGTAGGGATAGGCTACAGGGCGCAGCTTCAGGGAAACACCCTCGTGATGAACCTTGGTTACGCACACCCCGTTGTCTACGAGATACCAAGTGACGTGAAAATAGAAGTCCCGGCCCCAAACAGGATCATCGTCTCCGGCATCGACAAACAGAGAGTAGGACAGGTGGCGGCTGAGATAAGGGCATTCAGGCCACCGAACGTTTACACCGGTAAGGGTATCAGGTACGTCGGTGAAGTGGTGAGACAGAAGGAAGGTAAGAAAGCATAA